In Candidatus Promineifilum breve, one genomic interval encodes:
- a CDS encoding ice-binding family protein produces MATAPDLGTAGSFAVLGGSTVTNTGPTSVSGNLGVSPGSAVTGFPPGTVAGGTIHAADAVAEQAQADATTAYGDLAGQACDVTYTLAEDIGGDTLAPGVHCFPSSAFITGALTLDAQGDPSAVWVFDIESTLITAPGASVLIINGGNACNVFWRVGSSATLDTTTDFKGNILALANIAVNTGATVSGRLLAQVEAVTMDTNVIAIPTNCAPPPPAGNIIIGVQTNPDGSAAQFAFTSQYGPFTLGDGGSNDSGNQTPGIYNITQTVPPGWNLTSIVCTSLNGSTTTVDLPNGTVEVDLVAGDTVTCVFNMEEEAPPIDICLDGAADYQRTVILGKGMGNDNKHKTSLKLTIPNWQTVDSLYGQLVGEQNGEANYVQFIYPDQTYSQVNVLTSPAYRRWATFWYGADLNPAATITGRWFLKTTGTKGHIPRAFLLYPTYHTTEPYVNVFDPLAFDESIKNHVYYKVSAGWIAAQQYRMAIPAPQLDVTMVVQVALAENDKDNRVLRLTVSADGATPQTVSPNNPSHGDLLNIVTFNFPIKAGTDEIVLDLVSPSPNGDSGAMIGAAAYYACQPDID; encoded by the coding sequence GTGGCGACCGCGCCCGACCTGGGCACGGCGGGGAGCTTCGCCGTCCTGGGCGGCTCGACCGTGACCAACACGGGGCCGACCAGTGTTAGCGGCAACCTGGGTGTTTCGCCGGGTAGCGCCGTCACCGGCTTTCCGCCGGGAACCGTCGCCGGCGGCACGATCCACGCCGCCGACGCCGTGGCGGAGCAAGCCCAGGCGGACGCCACGACGGCTTACGGCGATTTAGCCGGCCAGGCCTGTGACGTCACTTATACCCTGGCGGAAGACATCGGCGGCGACACGCTGGCACCCGGTGTCCATTGCTTCCCGTCGTCGGCGTTCATCACCGGTGCCCTGACGTTGGATGCCCAGGGCGACCCAAGCGCCGTCTGGGTTTTCGATATCGAGAGCACGTTGATCACCGCACCCGGTGCCTCCGTTCTAATTATCAACGGCGGCAACGCTTGTAACGTGTTCTGGCGCGTCGGCAGTTCGGCGACGTTGGATACAACCACCGACTTTAAGGGCAATATTCTGGCCCTGGCCAATATCGCCGTAAATACCGGCGCGACCGTATCCGGCCGGCTGTTGGCGCAGGTCGAAGCCGTGACGATGGATACCAATGTGATCGCCATCCCCACCAATTGCGCGCCGCCCCCACCCGCGGGCAACATCATCATCGGCGTGCAGACGAATCCTGATGGCTCGGCCGCGCAGTTCGCTTTCACGTCCCAATACGGCCCGTTCACTCTAGGTGATGGTGGGAGCAATGACTCCGGCAACCAGACCCCGGGCATCTATAACATTACCCAGACCGTACCGCCGGGCTGGAACCTGACGAGTATCGTATGCACCTCGCTCAACGGCAGCACCACGACAGTTGACTTGCCCAACGGCACGGTCGAAGTCGACCTGGTGGCCGGCGATACTGTGACCTGCGTCTTCAATATGGAAGAGGAGGCTCCGCCCATCGATATCTGCCTCGACGGCGCGGCCGATTACCAACGAACGGTTATCCTCGGCAAGGGCATGGGCAACGACAACAAACACAAGACATCGCTCAAGCTCACCATTCCCAATTGGCAGACCGTGGATTCACTCTACGGGCAGTTGGTAGGGGAGCAAAACGGCGAGGCCAATTACGTACAGTTCATCTACCCCGACCAGACCTACTCCCAGGTCAACGTCCTCACCAGCCCGGCCTACCGTCGTTGGGCGACCTTCTGGTACGGCGCGGATCTGAACCCGGCCGCCACCATCACCGGCCGCTGGTTCCTGAAGACCACCGGCACGAAGGGTCACATCCCGCGCGCGTTCCTGCTCTATCCGACGTATCATACGACCGAGCCATACGTCAACGTGTTTGACCCGCTGGCCTTCGATGAGAGCATCAAGAACCACGTCTATTATAAGGTCTCGGCCGGCTGGATCGCGGCGCAGCAATACCGCATGGCGATTCCCGCGCCGCAACTGGACGTGACGATGGTCGTTCAGGTGGCGCTGGCCGAGAACGACAAAGATAATCGCGTCCTGCGGTTAACGGTATCGGCCGACGGGGCCACGCCACAGACGGTCAGCCCGAACAATCCTTCCCACGGCGATCTGCTCAATATCGTCACCTTCAATTTTCCCATCAAGGCCGGCACTGATGAAATCGTGCTCGACCTGGTATCACCGTCGCCGAATGGTGATTCCGGCGCAATGATTGGTGCGGCGGCCTACTATGCCTGCCAGCCTGACATCGATTAA
- a CDS encoding GAF domain-containing sensor histidine kinase — protein MILDQLREILEYTHGVVFTLEGWDLVAQAVSGKQQLDETLPFRVRVGGMETLTALVNERRPQRTADVWGADPVARFLRLLLAEQAAGLLEGVHSWMWVPLATKGRVIGGVGVARVQPNYFTAHHADLALMLANQATIALVNTQQYQQGQVLASLEERRRLAQNLHDAVNQSLFSASLIAEVLPRLWEQHPKEVRESLEDLRRLTRGALAEMRGLLVDLRPLELSESELSELLPLLGDAFSGRTNVPVTVTVGEIGALPGEVQVALYRLCQEALNNVAKHAAATRVAIDLRHEAGIVELRICDDGRGFDTNQIYSGHYGLGMMRERAAAIGATVSITSRSGEGTEITTRWPSAAHGEAP, from the coding sequence TTGATCCTCGATCAATTGCGAGAGATTCTTGAGTATACCCACGGCGTGGTCTTCACATTGGAAGGTTGGGATCTGGTGGCCCAGGCCGTGAGTGGGAAGCAGCAACTGGATGAAACCCTCCCCTTTCGCGTCCGGGTGGGTGGGATGGAAACGCTGACGGCGCTGGTGAACGAGCGCCGGCCGCAGCGCACGGCCGACGTATGGGGCGCCGACCCGGTGGCGCGCTTTCTGCGGTTGCTCCTGGCAGAGCAGGCGGCTGGGTTATTAGAAGGCGTCCACTCCTGGATGTGGGTTCCGCTCGCCACGAAGGGCCGGGTCATCGGCGGCGTGGGGGTAGCTCGTGTGCAGCCGAATTATTTCACCGCCCACCACGCCGACCTGGCGCTTATGCTGGCCAATCAGGCCACGATCGCCCTGGTCAACACCCAACAATATCAACAAGGGCAAGTATTGGCCTCGCTAGAGGAGCGCCGCCGTCTGGCTCAGAACCTGCACGACGCGGTCAATCAATCGCTCTTCTCGGCCAGCCTGATTGCCGAAGTGCTGCCGCGCCTGTGGGAGCAACACCCGAAGGAAGTGCGGGAGTCGCTGGAGGATTTGCGGCGGCTGACGCGGGGCGCTCTGGCGGAGATGCGCGGGTTACTGGTCGATCTGCGGCCGTTGGAGCTGAGCGAGAGCGAGTTGAGCGAGTTGCTGCCTTTACTGGGCGACGCCTTTTCCGGCCGAACGAACGTCCCGGTCACTGTGACCGTGGGCGAGATCGGGGCGCTGCCGGGCGAGGTGCAGGTTGCCCTCTACCGCCTGTGCCAGGAGGCGCTGAACAACGTCGCCAAACACGCCGCGGCCACGCGGGTGGCGATCGATCTGCGCCACGAGGCCGGGATCGTGGAACTACGGATCTGCGACGATGGTCGTGGTTTCGATACCAATCAAATCTATTCCGGGCATTACGGGCTGGGGATGATGCGGGAGCGCGCCGCGGCCATCGGCGCGACGGTGTCGATCACCAGCCGGTCGGGCGAGGGGACGGAGATCACGACCCGCTGGCCGTCAGCTGCGCACGGAGAAGCGCCATGA
- a CDS encoding pyridoxal phosphate-dependent decarboxylase family protein, translated as MSLKSTLNHLTRRLSPKVEKGVRAIPAVNRRIEAQYDGLMVDLEASLKPYRDDTVSHARLPDAGLERAAILHEMSELRDREQARWRDGFVSGAVYHGDDDHVDFLNQVYALTSQTNPLHADVWPSIAKYEAEIVAMTAAMLGAEQTSDAICGVVSSGGTESILLAMKTYRDRARAERGITQPEMIVPVTAHAAFDKAAQYFNIKPVRIPVDGDWRADVAAARTAINRNTIVLVGSAPCFPYGVSDPIAELSELARERGIGFHTDACLGGFLLPWAAELGYPAPPFDFRLPGVTSLSADTHKYGYAAKGTSVVLYRGPELRRYQYFTATDWPGGLYFSPTLAGSRPGALSAACWAAMISLGREGYREAARHIFETAAEIRAGIATIPGLRLLGHSLFVHAFTSDEVDIYRVLDEMAHHGWSLNGLHLPPCVHLCVTLRHTQPGVAERFLDDLAAAVAHVRAHPAAEGGMAPVYGMAATLPLRGVVGDMLKRYLDTLYKV; from the coding sequence ATGTCTCTCAAGTCAACTCTCAATCATCTCACCCGACGCCTGTCGCCCAAGGTCGAGAAGGGCGTGCGCGCCATTCCAGCCGTCAACCGCCGCATCGAGGCCCAGTACGACGGCCTGATGGTCGATCTGGAGGCGTCGCTGAAACCATACCGGGACGACACCGTTAGCCACGCCCGCCTGCCGGATGCCGGACTGGAACGGGCGGCCATCCTGCATGAAATGAGCGAACTGCGCGACCGGGAACAGGCCCGCTGGCGCGACGGCTTCGTCTCCGGGGCCGTCTATCATGGCGACGACGACCACGTCGACTTCCTGAACCAGGTCTACGCCCTCACCTCGCAGACCAACCCGCTGCACGCCGACGTCTGGCCGAGCATCGCCAAGTATGAGGCCGAGATCGTCGCCATGACCGCCGCCATGCTGGGGGCGGAACAGACCTCCGATGCCATCTGTGGCGTTGTTTCCAGCGGCGGCACGGAGAGCATCCTGCTGGCGATGAAGACCTACCGCGACCGGGCGCGGGCCGAGCGGGGCATCACCCAGCCGGAGATGATCGTGCCCGTCACCGCCCACGCCGCGTTCGACAAGGCGGCCCAATACTTCAACATCAAGCCGGTGCGCATCCCGGTCGATGGCGACTGGCGGGCCGACGTGGCCGCAGCGCGGACGGCCATCAATCGCAACACCATCGTCCTCGTCGGCTCGGCCCCCTGCTTCCCCTATGGCGTCAGCGACCCCATCGCCGAACTGTCCGAACTGGCGCGGGAACGCGGCATTGGCTTTCACACCGACGCCTGTCTGGGTGGTTTCCTGTTGCCCTGGGCGGCCGAGCTTGGCTACCCGGCGCCGCCATTCGACTTCCGCCTGCCCGGCGTCACCTCGCTGTCGGCCGACACGCATAAGTACGGCTATGCGGCCAAAGGCACGTCGGTCGTCCTCTATCGCGGGCCGGAGCTGCGGCGTTACCAGTACTTCACCGCCACCGATTGGCCGGGCGGCCTGTACTTCTCGCCCACGCTGGCCGGCAGCCGGCCGGGGGCGCTCAGCGCGGCTTGCTGGGCGGCCATGATCTCGCTGGGCCGCGAGGGGTATCGCGAGGCCGCGCGGCATATATTTGAAACGGCGGCCGAGATTCGCGCCGGCATCGCCACCATTCCCGGCTTGCGTCTGCTGGGCCACTCGCTGTTCGTCCACGCCTTCACCTCGGATGAGGTGGACATCTACCGCGTACTGGACGAGATGGCCCACCACGGCTGGAGCCTGAACGGGCTGCACCTACCGCCCTGCGTCCACCTGTGCGTCACGCTGCGCCATACCCAGCCGGGGGTAGCCGAGCGGTTCCTCGATGATCTGGCCGCGGCCGTGGCCCACGTCCGCGCCCATCCGGCGGCCGAGGGCGGCATGGCCCCGGTCTATGGTATGGCCGCCACCTTGCCGCTGCGCGGCGTGGTCGGCGATATGCTGAAACGGTATCTGGATACGCTCTATAAAGTGTAG
- a CDS encoding response regulator, whose product MNEPAPIRVLLVDDHTMVRRGLAMFLKVHDDLELAGEAATGEEAIQQCARVRPDVVLMDLVMPGLDGVEATRAIRREYPAVQVIALTSFNEEGLVQKVLRAGAIGYLLKDVSATQLAQAIRAAHAGRGTLSPEVAQTLIHASGQPVTVVGRDLTAREQAVLALMVRGMNNSEIAESLFVSPSTIKSHVSHILAKLGVAGRTEAVALAVRHHLVE is encoded by the coding sequence ATGAACGAGCCGGCCCCAATTCGCGTGTTGTTGGTGGACGACCACACTATGGTTCGCCGCGGCCTGGCGATGTTTCTGAAAGTCCACGATGACCTTGAATTGGCCGGCGAGGCCGCCACAGGCGAGGAGGCCATCCAGCAGTGCGCACGGGTAAGGCCCGACGTGGTGCTGATGGATCTGGTTATGCCGGGGCTGGACGGGGTCGAGGCCACCCGCGCCATCCGCCGTGAGTATCCGGCGGTGCAGGTGATCGCCCTAACGAGCTTCAACGAAGAGGGGCTGGTGCAGAAAGTGCTGCGGGCCGGGGCGATCGGTTATCTCCTCAAGGACGTATCCGCCACCCAACTGGCCCAGGCGATCCGCGCCGCGCATGCCGGGCGGGGCACGCTGTCGCCGGAGGTTGCCCAGACGCTCATCCACGCCAGTGGGCAACCGGTAACAGTAGTGGGCCGCGACCTGACGGCCCGCGAGCAGGCCGTGCTGGCGCTGATGGTGCGGGGGATGAACAACTCCGAGATAGCCGAGAGCCTCTTCGTCAGTCCTTCAACCATCAAATCCCACGTCAGCCACATCCTGGCCAAGCTCGGCGTCGCCGGCCGCACGGAAGCGGTCGCGCTGGCCGTGCGCCACCACCTCGTGGAATAA